From one Rhizobium lentis genomic stretch:
- a CDS encoding O-antigen ligase family protein: MRVDSLRSASGPTISWRAIECWGAGISLFLQAGAFLPLILADADGTLSESAKSMLRLPCFPIYAFTIVILIRNFPQFLTALRRNLIVPLILVLPFLSTLWSIAPPTTLRRAIGLLFCVLLSYVLAIRFTPRQLLFLLFVTLGTCILLSVVISVVSPALASMPDGAMRGVFIHKNVLGWYAALMILVATAVLIDGTLGLRRIAFILLAAGLICLASSGSMTAIIATSVAYCLIGFYTLLQRSGSIGRVVIVLLFVQLSIGILISLHEFLVPALEALGKDATLTGRVPLWELVDREISDRWLLGYGYQAFWTVANPEATRMWLKMGWAAPHAHNGYRDILLSFGIMGMIPFALMVPHAIRQGAMLHCHDTQYGWLWLNVFTIMILVMNLTESIFFVQNDAIFILFTAGIIMFSLYAPVVSMSHSPPWQAPSRGLASGLPIS; the protein is encoded by the coding sequence ATGAGAGTAGATAGCCTCAGAAGTGCCAGCGGACCGACCATCAGTTGGCGGGCCATAGAGTGCTGGGGCGCCGGCATATCCCTTTTTCTTCAGGCAGGCGCCTTTCTGCCTCTTATCCTGGCAGATGCGGACGGAACGCTCAGTGAATCCGCCAAGTCTATGCTGCGTCTTCCGTGCTTTCCCATCTATGCATTTACAATTGTGATCCTGATACGCAATTTTCCGCAATTCCTAACGGCGCTCAGGCGAAATTTGATTGTTCCCTTGATCCTCGTCCTGCCGTTTTTGTCTACCCTGTGGTCAATAGCACCGCCAACGACCTTGAGACGCGCAATCGGCCTTTTGTTTTGCGTGCTTCTTTCCTATGTCCTGGCGATACGTTTCACGCCAAGGCAGCTGCTGTTCCTGTTATTTGTGACCCTGGGAACCTGCATCCTCCTCAGCGTGGTTATCTCCGTGGTGTCACCAGCCCTCGCCAGCATGCCGGATGGTGCTATGCGGGGCGTCTTCATTCACAAGAACGTCCTGGGCTGGTACGCGGCTCTCATGATCTTGGTGGCGACGGCCGTCCTGATCGATGGGACGCTCGGCCTGCGACGAATCGCGTTCATCTTGTTGGCCGCGGGTTTGATCTGCCTTGCAAGCTCCGGATCGATGACCGCGATCATTGCAACGTCAGTGGCTTACTGCCTGATCGGCTTTTATACACTGCTGCAAAGAAGCGGCAGCATCGGCCGCGTCGTCATCGTCCTGCTTTTCGTTCAGCTGTCTATCGGCATTCTGATTTCGCTTCACGAATTCCTGGTTCCGGCTCTTGAAGCGCTCGGCAAGGACGCGACTTTGACCGGTCGAGTGCCGTTGTGGGAACTGGTTGATCGCGAAATATCCGATCGTTGGTTGCTTGGCTATGGTTACCAGGCGTTCTGGACCGTCGCGAACCCAGAAGCGACGCGTATGTGGTTAAAGATGGGATGGGCAGCGCCCCACGCGCATAATGGATACCGCGATATCTTGTTGAGCTTTGGAATAATGGGAATGATTCCGTTTGCTCTGATGGTTCCCCATGCAATCCGCCAGGGCGCGATGCTTCACTGTCACGATACGCAATACGGCTGGCTCTGGCTCAATGTCTTTACCATCATGATTCTGGTGATGAATCTGACCGAGAGTATTTTTTTCGTTCAGAATG